A section of the Erwinia sp. E602 genome encodes:
- the hpaH gene encoding 2-oxo-hept-4-ene-1,7-dioate hydratase, with product MLTPQVRQQLARELRQAEQSREQVRQLSLRHPDISIEDAYAIQRASVAAKIAEGRTLKGHKIGLTSRAMQTSSQIDEPDYGALLDDMFFADGSDIPVERFIVPRLEVELAFVLAKPLRGPGCTLFDVYNATGYVIPALEIIDARCHGIDPETQRPRRVFDTIADNAASAGVVMGGRPIKPDALDLRWISALLYRNGVIEESGVAAAVLNHPANGVAWLANKLAAHDVQLEAGQVVLGGSFTRPVAVRQGDTFHVDYGPMGAISCRFV from the coding sequence ATGTTAACCCCACAAGTCCGCCAGCAGCTGGCACGCGAACTGCGCCAGGCAGAGCAGAGCCGCGAACAGGTTCGACAGCTGTCACTGCGCCATCCTGATATCAGTATTGAAGATGCTTACGCCATCCAGCGCGCATCGGTGGCGGCAAAGATCGCCGAAGGCCGCACGCTGAAGGGCCATAAAATCGGCCTGACCTCACGGGCTATGCAGACCAGCTCGCAGATTGACGAGCCGGACTACGGCGCGCTGCTCGACGATATGTTTTTCGCCGACGGCAGCGACATTCCTGTCGAGCGCTTTATCGTCCCCAGGCTCGAAGTTGAACTGGCCTTTGTGCTGGCAAAACCGCTGCGCGGCCCCGGCTGCACGCTGTTCGATGTGTATAACGCCACCGGTTACGTCATTCCGGCGCTGGAGATTATCGACGCGCGCTGCCACGGCATCGACCCGGAAACCCAGCGGCCGCGCAGGGTGTTCGACACCATCGCCGACAACGCCGCCAGCGCCGGGGTGGTGATGGGCGGGCGGCCGATCAAACCCGACGCGCTGGACCTGCGCTGGATCTCAGCGCTGCTCTACCGCAACGGGGTGATTGAGGAGTCCGGGGTCGCCGCCGCGGTGCTGAATCACCCGGCCAACGGCGTCGCCTGGCTGGCCAATAAGCTGGCCGCGCACGACGTACAGCTGGAGGCCGGCCAGGTGGTCCTCGGCGGCTCCTTCACCCGTCCGGTCGCGGTGCGCCAG
- a CDS encoding 5-carboxymethyl-2-hydroxymuconate delta-isomerase (catalyzes the formation of 5-oxo-pent-3-ene-1,2,5-tricarboxylic acid from 5-carboxymethyl-2-hydroxy-muconic acid): MPHFITECTDNIRQQAQLPALFAQVSLLLAGSGLFPLGGIRSRAHWIDTWQMADGRHDYAFVHMTLKIGHGRTPDQLQPVMNDLFALIKTHFAPLMAERYLALSLAVEELPEVLNFKQNNVHALFRKD, translated from the coding sequence ATGCCGCATTTTATTACCGAATGTACCGACAATATCCGCCAGCAGGCGCAGCTGCCGGCGCTGTTTGCGCAGGTCAGCCTGCTGCTGGCCGGCAGCGGCCTGTTTCCGCTGGGCGGCATCCGCAGCCGCGCCCACTGGATCGACACCTGGCAGATGGCGGACGGCCGGCACGACTACGCCTTTGTGCATATGACGCTGAAAATCGGCCATGGCCGCACGCCGGACCAGCTGCAGCCGGTGATGAACGACCTGTTTGCCCTGATTAAAACGCATTTTGCCCCGCTGATGGCCGAACGTTACCTGGCGCTGTCGCTGGCGGTGGAGGAACTGCCCGAAGTGCTCAACTTTAAACAGAACAACGTTCACGCACTGTTCCGCAAGGATTAA